The Oncorhynchus tshawytscha isolate Ot180627B linkage group LG18, Otsh_v2.0, whole genome shotgun sequence genome has a window encoding:
- the si:dkey-119m7.4 gene encoding solute carrier family 22 member 6-A isoform X1 produces MERSMNFDEILSHIGGFGKFQKSLYVWICLPQILLAFHMLISIFTGAVPPHLCRSTNTTWPLTASSDHPNFNFSLVTSPDSDPGRSCSAPGGIPGTPLAQLNHSTALALSDSHATEGCQGGWEFSKETFHSTVATEWDLVCDHANLNNVGSSIYMFGLLVGAVLFGFLADKYGRRNIILVGLTIQSTCGVGAAFAPNFYVYVFLRFVVGTTISAVIMNAFVLGTEWTGSKHRMLAGIITDYFFGFGYIILAGLAYLIRDWRKLQLAISAPGFLFIFYIWVLPKSARWLMANQRYEEAMDLVRKAALMNGKPLREDIEICQGYKDMVKIEERTKHTVIDLVRTPKMRRSSLIMFYLWFVNVLVYYGLSLNISDFGMSIYLTQLIFGLVEMPARTITLFTLNRSRRISQIAFLAVGGLACLLTVFIPDDLSIIRTILAMVGKFGITASLSIVYVYSAEVFPTVIRQSGIGMGSMCARAGGVLAPIIYLLRGVSKKAPMVLFGLCTLLGAALTLLLPETVHQPLADNIQDVEGSSISEDSEEGNMKPDLYDKCPTRNPDIINGRT; encoded by the exons ATGGAAAGAAGCATGAATTTTGATGAGATTCTTTCTCATATTGGGGGCTTTGGCAAGTTCCAGAAGAGCCTGTATGTGTGGATTTGCCTCCCCCAGATCCTGCTGGCGTTCCACATGCTGATATCCATATTCACAGGGGCCGTCCCCCCTCATCTCTGTCGCTCCACCAACACCACCTGGCCCTTGACCGCCAGCTCAGACCATCCCAATTTCAACTTCAGCCTGGTGACCAGCCCAGACAGTGACCCAGGCCGGTCCTGCTCTGCCCCTGGGGGGATCCCTGGCACCCCGCTGGCCCAGCTGAATCACAGCACTGCCCTGGCCCTTAGTGACAGCCACGCCACTGAGGGTTGCCAAGGGGGATGGGAATTCAGCAAGGAGACCTTCCACAGCACCGTGGCAACCGAG TGGGATCTGGTGTGTGACCACGCCAATCTAAACAATGTTGGTTCCTCAATCTACATGTTTGGTCTTCTGGTTGGCGCTGTGCTGTTTGGTTTCTTAGCTGATAA GTATGGACGCAGGAACATAATCCTGGTTGGTTTGACTATCCAGTCAACCTGTGGGGTCGGAGCTGCGTTTGCCCCAAATTTCTACGTGTATGTTTTCCTGCGCTTTGTTGTTGGAACCACTATTTCTGCTGTCATCATGAACGCATTTGTTTTAG GCACAGAGTGGACAGGATCAAAGCACCGCATGCTAGCTGGGATCATCACCGACTACTTCTTTGGGTTTGGCTACATCATCCTGGCAGGCCTGGCCTACCTCATCCGAGACTGGCGTAAACTCCAGCTGGCCATCTCAGCACCAGGCTTCCTCTTCATCTTCTACATTTG GGTCCTACCAAAGTCGGCTCGGTGGCTGATGGCCAACCAGAGGTACGAGGAGGCCATGGACCTGGTCAGGAAAGCAGCTCTGATGAATGGCAAACCCCTGCGGGAGGACATAGAGATATGTCAG GGGTACAAAGACATGGtgaagatagaggagaggacaaAGCACACAGTCATTGACCTGGTCCGAACTCCAAAAATGAGGAGGAGCTCATTGATCATGTTTTACCTGTG GTTTGTCAACGTGCTGGTCTACTATGGCCTGTCCCTCAACATCTCTGACTTTGGGATGAGCATCTACCTGACCCAGCTGATCTTTGGCCTGGTGGAGATGCCTGCTCGCACCATCACTCTCTTCACCCTCAACCGCTCCAGGAGGATATCCCAGATAGCCTTCCTCGCTGTGGGAGGCCTAGCCTGCCTGCTCACTGTCTTCATTCCCGATG atctctcCATTATTAGAACAATCCTGGCCATGGTGGGAAAGTTTGGGATCACTGCCTCCCTGTCCATAGTCTACGTCTATTCAGCAGAGGTTTTCCCTACTGTCATAAG GCAGAGTGGGATCGGTATGGGCTCCATGTGTGCCCGGGCAGGGGGAGTCCTGGCCCCAATCATCTACCTGTTGAGGGGTGTCAGTAAGAAGGCTCCAATGGTTCTGTTTGGCCTGTGTACTCTGCTAGGGGCAGCCCTCACCCTGCTGTTGCCTGAGACAGTCCACCAGCCCCTGGCTGACAACATCCAGGATGTGGAGGGATCCAGCATCAG TGAGGACTCAGAAGAAGGGAACATGAAACCAGACCTCTATGATAAATGTCCAACAAGGAACCCAGACATCATAAACGGAAGAACTTAG
- the si:dkey-119m7.4 gene encoding solute carrier family 22 member 6-A isoform X2, translated as MERSMNFDEILSHIGGFGKFQKSLYVWICLPQILLAFHMLISIFTGAVPPHLCRSTNTTWPLTASSDHPNFNFSLVTSPDSDPGRSCSAPGGIPGTPLAQLNHSTALALSDSHATEGCQGGWEFSKETFHSTVATEWDLVCDHANLNNVGSSIYMFGLLVGAVLFGFLADKYGRRNIILVGLTIQSTCGVGAAFAPNFYVYVFLRFVVGTTISAVIMNAFVLGTEWTGSKHRMLAGIITDYFFGFGYIILAGLAYLIRDWRKLQLAISAPGFLFIFYIWVLPKSARWLMANQRYEEAMDLVRKAALMNGKPLREDIEICQGYKDMVKIEERTKHTVIDLVRTPKMRRSSLIMFYLWFVNVLVYYGLSLNISDFGMSIYLTQLIFGLVEMPARTITLFTLNRSRRISQIAFLAVGGLACLLTVFIPDDLSIIRTILAMVGKFGITASLSIVYVYSAEVFPTVIRVGSVWAPCVPGQGESWPQSSTC; from the exons ATGGAAAGAAGCATGAATTTTGATGAGATTCTTTCTCATATTGGGGGCTTTGGCAAGTTCCAGAAGAGCCTGTATGTGTGGATTTGCCTCCCCCAGATCCTGCTGGCGTTCCACATGCTGATATCCATATTCACAGGGGCCGTCCCCCCTCATCTCTGTCGCTCCACCAACACCACCTGGCCCTTGACCGCCAGCTCAGACCATCCCAATTTCAACTTCAGCCTGGTGACCAGCCCAGACAGTGACCCAGGCCGGTCCTGCTCTGCCCCTGGGGGGATCCCTGGCACCCCGCTGGCCCAGCTGAATCACAGCACTGCCCTGGCCCTTAGTGACAGCCACGCCACTGAGGGTTGCCAAGGGGGATGGGAATTCAGCAAGGAGACCTTCCACAGCACCGTGGCAACCGAG TGGGATCTGGTGTGTGACCACGCCAATCTAAACAATGTTGGTTCCTCAATCTACATGTTTGGTCTTCTGGTTGGCGCTGTGCTGTTTGGTTTCTTAGCTGATAA GTATGGACGCAGGAACATAATCCTGGTTGGTTTGACTATCCAGTCAACCTGTGGGGTCGGAGCTGCGTTTGCCCCAAATTTCTACGTGTATGTTTTCCTGCGCTTTGTTGTTGGAACCACTATTTCTGCTGTCATCATGAACGCATTTGTTTTAG GCACAGAGTGGACAGGATCAAAGCACCGCATGCTAGCTGGGATCATCACCGACTACTTCTTTGGGTTTGGCTACATCATCCTGGCAGGCCTGGCCTACCTCATCCGAGACTGGCGTAAACTCCAGCTGGCCATCTCAGCACCAGGCTTCCTCTTCATCTTCTACATTTG GGTCCTACCAAAGTCGGCTCGGTGGCTGATGGCCAACCAGAGGTACGAGGAGGCCATGGACCTGGTCAGGAAAGCAGCTCTGATGAATGGCAAACCCCTGCGGGAGGACATAGAGATATGTCAG GGGTACAAAGACATGGtgaagatagaggagaggacaaAGCACACAGTCATTGACCTGGTCCGAACTCCAAAAATGAGGAGGAGCTCATTGATCATGTTTTACCTGTG GTTTGTCAACGTGCTGGTCTACTATGGCCTGTCCCTCAACATCTCTGACTTTGGGATGAGCATCTACCTGACCCAGCTGATCTTTGGCCTGGTGGAGATGCCTGCTCGCACCATCACTCTCTTCACCCTCAACCGCTCCAGGAGGATATCCCAGATAGCCTTCCTCGCTGTGGGAGGCCTAGCCTGCCTGCTCACTGTCTTCATTCCCGATG atctctcCATTATTAGAACAATCCTGGCCATGGTGGGAAAGTTTGGGATCACTGCCTCCCTGTCCATAGTCTACGTCTATTCAGCAGAGGTTTTCCCTACTGTCATAAG AGTGGGATCGGTATGGGCTCCATGTGTGCCCGGGCAGGGGGAGTCCTGGCCCCAATCATCTACCTGTTGA